One window of Populus nigra chromosome 5, ddPopNigr1.1, whole genome shotgun sequence genomic DNA carries:
- the LOC133695104 gene encoding large ribosomal subunit protein eL18y: MGIDLKRGGKSKKTKRTAPKSDDIYLKLLVKLYRFLVRRTGSRFNAVILKRLFMSKINKAPLSLSRLITFMKGKEDKIAVLVGTVTDDIRVYEVPALKVTALRFTETARARIEKAGGECLTFDQLALRAPLGQNTVLLRGPKNAREAVKHFGPAPGVPHSHTKPFVRAKGRKFEKARGKRNSRGFRV; encoded by the exons ATG GGGATAGATTTGAAAAGAGGAGGTAAGTCCAAGAAGACCAAACGTACAGCTCCGAAGTCGGATGATATCTATCTTAAGCTTCTTGTTAAG CTGTACCGGTTTCTTGTGAGGAGAACTGGAAGCAGGTTCAATGCTGTGATATTGAAGAGGCTGTTTATGAGCAAGATCAACAAGGCCCCACTTTCTCTTTCTAGGCTTATTACATTCATGAAGGGAAAG GAGGACAAGATTGCTGTGCTTGTTGGGACAGTAACTGATGATATTAGAGTCTATGAGGTGCCTGCATTGAAAGTCACTGCTCTGAGGTTTACAGAGACAGCTAGGGCCAGGATTGAGAAGGCTGGAGGAGAGTGCTTGACATTTGATCAGCTTGCTTTGAGAGCTCCACTGGGACAGAACACA GTTCTCCTCAGAGGTCCGAAGAATGCTCGTGAAGCTGTCAAACACTTTGGCCCAGCTCCAGGTGTGCCACACAGCCATACCAAACCATTTGTGCGCGCCAAGGGAAGGAAGTTTGAGAAAGCTAGAGGAAAGAGGAACAGTAGGGGCTTCAgggtttaa